In Agrobacterium sp. RAC06, a single window of DNA contains:
- a CDS encoding SurA N-terminal domain-containing protein produces MAHANKGTGLLLAGVIALSLSVSPTPIFAPAQAATSVAAVVNKTAITSADVARRVAFLRLQRRTGNLQQIARDELVNETLKREEIARVGMSVSTADVDASFERFASSNKMSVSQLNTVLDQAGVGAAHFKSFIAISMSWPRLVNARYGAGARGRLSNQDLVTRLLENKEKPVTTEYFLKQVIFVVPASKKGIVGKRKAEAEKSRASFPGCDQAMEFAKNYLDVSIRNLGRVLEPEMPPEWKPLVEKAKGGTTATRVTDRGVEYLAICNQRQVSDDVAAEVVFRAEDIGKEQQGENPNSDKYLEELRSKAQIVIQ; encoded by the coding sequence ATGGCTCATGCAAACAAAGGCACCGGTCTGCTGCTTGCCGGCGTCATCGCGCTGTCCTTAAGCGTCAGCCCGACACCAATCTTTGCGCCGGCTCAGGCAGCAACATCGGTGGCTGCCGTTGTCAACAAGACCGCAATCACAAGTGCTGACGTCGCTCGTCGCGTGGCCTTCCTGCGACTGCAGCGTCGCACTGGCAATCTCCAGCAGATCGCCCGCGACGAACTCGTGAACGAGACGCTGAAGCGCGAGGAGATCGCGCGGGTCGGCATGTCCGTCAGCACGGCGGATGTCGATGCCTCGTTCGAACGCTTTGCGTCGTCGAACAAGATGTCGGTGTCGCAGCTCAATACCGTGCTCGATCAGGCCGGCGTCGGTGCCGCGCACTTCAAGTCCTTCATCGCCATCTCCATGAGCTGGCCGCGCCTCGTGAACGCACGCTATGGGGCGGGAGCGCGTGGCCGTTTGTCCAACCAGGATCTCGTGACGCGTCTTCTCGAAAACAAAGAGAAGCCGGTGACGACGGAGTATTTCCTCAAGCAGGTGATCTTCGTGGTGCCCGCCTCGAAGAAGGGCATCGTCGGCAAGCGCAAGGCGGAAGCCGAAAAGTCGCGCGCCTCCTTCCCCGGCTGCGATCAGGCCATGGAGTTCGCCAAGAACTATCTTGATGTGTCGATCCGCAATCTCGGCCGTGTTCTCGAGCCTGAAATGCCGCCGGAGTGGAAGCCGCTGGTGGAGAAGGCAAAAGGTGGCACGACGGCAACCCGCGTGACCGATCGCGGCGTCGAGTATCTCGCCATCTGCAACCAGCGTCAGGTTTCTGACGATGTTGCGGCTGAGGTCGTCTTCCGCGCCGAGGATATCGGCAAGGAACAGCAGGGCGAAAACCCGAATTCCGATAAGTATCTGGAAGAACTGCGCTCCAAGGCCCAGATCGTAATACAATAA